Genomic DNA from Longimicrobiaceae bacterium:
CGGTGGCCCACGCGCTCATCGACGCCATCGTCGACGACTACTTCCCCATGCTCGACCACTTCGCCGAGCGGGTGGACGAGGTGGAGGCGGGCGTGTTCGCGGCGCAGAACGCCAACATGAAGCACATCCTGGGGCTGCGGCGCGAACTGACGCTGTTCCGCAAGGTGGTGGGCCCGGAGCGCGACCTTCTGGGCACGCTGCTGCGGCGCGACGTGGGCTTCCTGGGCACCGAGCTGTCGCTGTACTTCCAGGACGTGCACGACCACGCCATGCGCGTGGTGGAGGAGATCGACACCCTGCGCGACCTGCTCTCGGTGGCGCTCGAGGGCCAGCTCTCCATGTCGTCCAACCAGCTCAACGTGACCATGCGGGTGATGGCGGCGTGGTCCATCATCCTCATGGCGATCACGCTGGTGGCGGGCATCTACGGCATGAACTTCCACATCATGCCCGAGCTTGCGTGGCATTACGGCTACGCCTTCGCGCTGGGCCTGATGGCGTTCATCGGCGTGGGGCTCATCGCCTACTTCCGCCACCGCCGCTGGATCTGACCGTCGTCAGGAGATGCGGGAGATGCGGGAGATGCGGGAGATGCGGGAGATGCACGGCGGGGGAGGCGACGGCGGACGGCGGGGGAGCCGATCGATGGGGAATCGCGAAGGGGGATGCCGAGCGTGGCGTCTCCCTTCGCCGTTTTCGGTAGATGCACATCCACCGGCCGGCGCCGCTCCGGATGCAATTCCGCGGATGCGCGGCATCGGCGGCTGCGATCATCCGCCTCGTATCTCCCGTCCAAACGCGACGGCCTGCCGGCACGGATCTCCCGCCGTTTGCGGGTGCGGCGGCGCGGCGTCTATCTTGGCGCATCCGCTGACCCGTTCCGCCCGCCCTGCCGCTCGCGCCGGGCGCGGCTTCCGACAAGACCAAAGGAGCACGAATGAGCCGGACCTTCCGGTGCCTGGCGCCCGCGCTGGCCGCCTGCGCGCTCGCGGGCGCCGCCGCCGCGCAGACCGTGGCCGCGCGCCCGGCCGCCGCTCGGAGCAGCTTCCCTCTGACGGTGGAGAGCATCATGCGCGGCCCGCTGCTCGTGGGCCGCTCGCCAGACGAGGTGCGCTGGTCGCCGGACTCGCGCTGGGTCTACTTCCGCTGGCGGCGCGACAATCCCGGCGACACCGCCACCGCCGTCTACCGCGTCGCGGCCCAGGGCGGCGCGCCGGAGCGGCTGGCGGACAGCACCGCGGCCCGCGTGGCGCCCGCGCGCACCGGCGGCGAATGGTCGCGCGCACACGACCGCCGGGCCGAGGTGCGCAACGGCGACGTGTTCGTCATCGACCGCGGCGGCGCCGAGCACCGCATCACGCAGACGCCGGCGCGTGAGAGCGAGGCGCACCTGTCGCGCGACGGGCGCACCGTCACCTTCCTCTCCGGCGGCAACGTCTTCGCCGTCGATGTCGCGGGCGGCACCCTCCGCCAGCTCACCGACATCCGCGGCGCCGACGCGCCCAAGCGGGACGCGCTCGCCGGCCAGCGCGGCTGGCTCCACGACCAGCAGGACACGCTCTTCGCCGTGGTCCGCGACCGCCGCGCCGAGCGCGAGCACCGCGAGATGCTGGACTCGCTGCGCACCGCGCTGCGCCCCATCTACCTGGGCAAGAACGCCTCGGTCGCATCCGCGCAGGTGTCGCCGTCCGGACGCTACCTGCTTCTGGACGTGAACGAGAGCGTGGAGGGCGAGAAGGCCACCATCGTCCCCGCCTGGGTCACCGAGAGCGGCTACACCGAGCCGCTGAACGGCCGCGGCAAGGTGGGCGACGTGCAGGACGGCGAGCGCGTTGCGGTCGTCGAGCTCGCCACCTCCCGCGTGTCGTGGGTGCAGCCCGAGGCAAAGGACCGCAAGATGACGCTCACCGCGCTGGAGTGGGCGCCGGACGCCGACCGAGCGCTGGTGATGGGCGAGTCCGCCGACTTCAAGGACCGCTGGCTCTACGTCGTCGGTCCGGATGGCAAGGCAACGACGGTGGACCGGCTGCACGACGCGGCCTGGGTGGGCGGCCCCGCGTACGGCAGCGCGGGCTGGCTCTCGGACGAGCGCGTGTGGTTCGTGTCCGAGCGCAGCGGCTACGCGCACCTGTACGCCGCCCCCGCGGCCGGTGGCGAGGCGCAGGCGCTCACGCAGGGCGCGTGGGAGGTGACCGACGTGCAGCTCTCGCCGGACCGGCGCATGTTCTGGCTCACCACCAGCGAGACGCATCCCGGCGAGCGCGGGCTGTACGCCGTCCCGGCCGCGGGCGGCGCGCGGACGCGCATCGACCGGCTGGAGGGGTGGAACGAAGGGCTGGTCTCGCCGGACGGGCGGTGGGTCGCCGTCACGCATTCCACCGCGAACGAGCCGCCGGAGCTGTATCTCATGCCCAACCGTGCGGGCGCCCCCGCCCGCCGCGTGACCGAGTCCACCACGGCCGAGTTCCGCATGGG
This window encodes:
- a CDS encoding DPP IV N-terminal domain-containing protein; translated protein: MSRTFRCLAPALAACALAGAAAAQTVAARPAAARSSFPLTVESIMRGPLLVGRSPDEVRWSPDSRWVYFRWRRDNPGDTATAVYRVAAQGGAPERLADSTAARVAPARTGGEWSRAHDRRAEVRNGDVFVIDRGGAEHRITQTPARESEAHLSRDGRTVTFLSGGNVFAVDVAGGTLRQLTDIRGADAPKRDALAGQRGWLHDQQDTLFAVVRDRRAEREHREMLDSLRTALRPIYLGKNASVASAQVSPSGRYLLLDVNESVEGEKATIVPAWVTESGYTEPLNGRGKVGDVQDGERVAVVELATSRVSWVQPEAKDRKMTLTALEWAPDADRALVMGESADFKDRWLYVVGPDGKATTVDRLHDAAWVGGPAYGSAGWLSDERVWFVSERSGYAHLYAAPAAGGEAQALTQGAWEVTDVQLSPDRRMFWLTTSETHPGERGLYAVPAAGGARTRIDRLEGWNEGLVSPDGRWVAVTHSTANEPPELYLMPNRAGAPARRVTESTTAEFRMGPWIKPEVVTFTARDGATVHARIYRPRELGASANGGAVVFVHGAGYLQNAHRGWSTYYREYMFNHLLASRGITVLDVDYRGSAGYGAAWRTGIYRHMGGKDLSDQVDGVRWLVANEGVDAKRV